The following are encoded together in the Streptomyces rapamycinicus NRRL 5491 genome:
- a CDS encoding alpha/beta fold hydrolase, with amino-acid sequence MSDVELQHRMVWADDLRFHIVEAGEGPTIVLVAGFPQSSYAWRRLMPLLADRFHVIAVDLPGQGDSDKPVDGYDTLTTGKRLRSLLKVLGEDRYVLVGHDIGAWVGYAYAHQFAADLRGVVLLDGNIPGVTLRPTITLGPDNWRNWHFLFNPVPDLPEALLQGRERILIEWFFSRKTANWRTTFSNADIDEYERVYQAPGGLRGMLGYYRAVLEDIEQNTPLMQKKIDVPVLALGGEVGSAPDLHESMQPLGHNVHGGVIAGSGHYIPEEEPEALAREISDFVNDLKA; translated from the coding sequence ATGAGTGATGTCGAGCTTCAGCACCGTATGGTGTGGGCGGACGACCTCCGGTTCCACATCGTGGAGGCCGGTGAAGGGCCCACGATCGTGCTGGTCGCCGGTTTCCCGCAGAGCTCCTACGCGTGGCGGCGCCTGATGCCGCTGCTCGCGGACCGTTTCCATGTGATCGCCGTCGACCTCCCTGGACAGGGGGACTCCGACAAGCCGGTGGACGGCTATGACACCCTGACGACCGGCAAGCGGCTGCGCTCGCTGCTGAAGGTCCTCGGTGAGGACCGGTACGTGCTGGTCGGGCACGACATCGGCGCCTGGGTGGGATACGCCTACGCGCATCAGTTCGCCGCCGACCTGCGAGGAGTGGTGCTCCTCGACGGCAACATCCCGGGTGTCACGCTACGGCCGACGATCACGCTCGGCCCGGACAACTGGCGGAACTGGCACTTCCTGTTCAACCCGGTCCCCGACCTGCCCGAGGCACTGCTCCAGGGACGCGAGCGCATCCTCATCGAATGGTTCTTCAGCAGGAAGACCGCCAACTGGCGAACCACTTTCAGCAACGCCGACATCGACGAGTACGAGCGCGTGTACCAGGCCCCGGGCGGACTGCGGGGCATGCTCGGCTACTACCGCGCGGTCCTGGAGGACATCGAGCAGAACACCCCGCTGATGCAGAAGAAGATCGACGTCCCGGTACTCGCCCTCGGCGGTGAGGTCGGTTCCGCGCCGGATCTCCACGAGAGCATGCAGCCGCTGGGCCACAACGTGCACGGTGGCGTCATCGCAGGCAGCGGTCACTACATCCCGGAGGAAGAACCCGAAGCGCTCGCACGGGAAATCTCCGACTTTGTCAACGATCTCAAGGCATAG
- a CDS encoding SDR family NAD(P)-dependent oxidoreductase produces the protein MENTIMSSHPNHHPAPVTIQARRLEGKVILITGASAGMGEAATRRFAAEGAHVVAGARRTDRLQALAAEMSTADNQVIAVPLDVTDEATVEAAVATAVKRFGRLDGALNSAGITSDGTPLHEKNTDMYDRVMEVNAKGVFLSMKHEIPALLAAGGGSIVNVSSIGGMVGVAGISEYVASKWAVNGLTKSAALELASSNVRVNSLAPGSTRTEMWDMLPIEFQEQLAAKSPMNQIALADDMARAALFLLSDESRWTTGAVIPAEGGHHIGR, from the coding sequence TTGGAGAACACCATCATGTCGTCCCACCCCAATCACCACCCCGCGCCCGTGACCATCCAGGCCCGCCGGCTGGAGGGCAAGGTCATCCTGATCACCGGCGCGTCCGCCGGCATGGGCGAAGCCGCCACGCGTCGCTTCGCCGCCGAGGGGGCACACGTCGTGGCCGGCGCCCGGCGCACCGACCGCCTCCAGGCGCTGGCGGCTGAGATGTCGACCGCCGACAACCAGGTCATCGCCGTGCCGCTCGATGTGACCGACGAGGCCACGGTGGAAGCCGCCGTAGCCACTGCGGTCAAGCGGTTCGGCCGCCTCGACGGCGCGCTCAACAGCGCCGGCATCACCAGCGACGGCACACCACTGCACGAGAAGAACACCGATATGTACGACCGGGTCATGGAGGTCAACGCCAAGGGCGTCTTCCTGTCCATGAAGCACGAGATCCCCGCGCTGCTCGCCGCCGGGGGCGGCTCGATCGTCAATGTCTCCTCCATCGGCGGCATGGTGGGAGTGGCAGGCATCTCGGAGTACGTCGCGTCGAAGTGGGCCGTCAACGGGCTCACCAAGAGCGCGGCCCTGGAACTGGCCTCCTCCAACGTGCGCGTCAACTCCCTCGCACCGGGCTCCACCCGCACCGAGATGTGGGACATGCTCCCCATCGAATTCCAGGAGCAACTGGCCGCCAAGTCCCCGATGAACCAGATCGCCCTGGCCGACGACATGGCCCGCGCCGCCCTGTTCCTGCTGTCCGACGAAAGCCGCTGGACCACCGGCGCCGTCATCCCCGCCGAGGGCGGCCACCACATCGGACGCTGA
- a CDS encoding SDR family oxidoreductase, translating into MHQSNGPRGPGGRRLGGKTALVTGAPRSIGRAIAEALAEEGANIVLHYRSRETEAHEAAEAIRKLGVDVLPLSADLTRSSSVQELFDLAIAHFGGLDIVVANAGVASRLQPVAEISDAEFDRVLAVNTRAVFYVLREAARRLSDGGRIINISSSSTQSAGAGFGAYATSKNGANATIRTLAKELASRGITANSIHSGAVGDGFLAAGDGALSPEMRQYVAASAPAGRLGEPSDIASVARFLALPEAEWINGQALVVNGGSWI; encoded by the coding sequence GTGCATCAATCGAATGGGCCGCGCGGCCCTGGCGGCCGCCGCCTGGGCGGAAAGACCGCCCTGGTCACCGGGGCACCGCGCAGCATCGGCCGAGCCATCGCCGAGGCGCTCGCGGAGGAGGGGGCGAATATCGTCCTGCACTACCGCAGCCGGGAGACGGAGGCACACGAGGCCGCGGAGGCGATCCGCAAGCTCGGTGTCGATGTGTTGCCGCTTTCCGCGGATCTCACTCGCAGCAGCAGTGTGCAGGAGCTGTTCGACCTGGCCATCGCACACTTCGGCGGCCTGGACATCGTGGTTGCCAACGCCGGCGTCGCCTCACGGCTGCAGCCGGTGGCCGAGATCTCCGACGCCGAGTTCGACCGCGTGCTCGCCGTCAACACCCGCGCGGTCTTCTACGTACTGCGGGAGGCTGCCCGCCGGCTGTCCGACGGCGGTCGCATCATCAATATCTCCAGCAGTTCCACCCAGAGCGCGGGCGCCGGCTTCGGTGCCTACGCCACCAGCAAGAACGGCGCCAACGCCACCATCCGCACACTGGCCAAGGAACTCGCCTCGCGGGGCATCACTGCCAACAGCATTCACTCCGGCGCTGTCGGTGACGGCTTCCTCGCTGCGGGTGACGGCGCCCTCAGTCCTGAGATGAGGCAGTACGTCGCCGCCTCCGCGCCCGCCGGACGCCTTGGTGAGCCGAGTGACATCGCCTCCGTGGCACGATTCCTCGCCTTGCCGGAGGCCGAATGGATCAATGGACAGGCCCTTGTCGTCAACGGCGGAAGCTGGATTTGA
- a CDS encoding SRPBCC family protein — MDITVEYTAVIDSGPQTVWQLLAAFEDMHWHPQVKSSRLAAGTSGRTGAVRELSLTDGSTVTERLDELDHARMTLTYSFQGDPPIPVSTSRTTVSLQPADGQTAITWQGGYGVADSDAALLVSRVSREMVWPTAAQALKTALGH; from the coding sequence GTGGACATCACGGTCGAATACACCGCTGTCATAGACAGTGGCCCGCAAACGGTCTGGCAACTCCTGGCTGCCTTCGAGGACATGCACTGGCACCCGCAGGTGAAGAGCAGCCGGTTGGCGGCCGGTACGTCCGGACGGACTGGTGCCGTACGTGAACTGTCGCTCACCGACGGCAGCACGGTGACCGAGCGTCTTGACGAGCTGGATCACGCCCGGATGACGCTGACCTACAGCTTCCAGGGAGACCCACCCATCCCCGTCTCCACCTCCCGCACCACCGTCTCGCTGCAGCCCGCCGACGGGCAGACGGCGATCACCTGGCAGGGCGGGTACGGCGTCGCGGACAGTGACGCCGCGCTTCTCGTCAGCCGCGTCAGCCGCGAGATGGTCTGGCCCACGGCCGCTCAGGCACTGAAGACCGCGCTCGGCCACTGA